Proteins encoded together in one Anopheles darlingi chromosome 3, idAnoDarlMG_H_01, whole genome shotgun sequence window:
- the LOC125958198 gene encoding insulin-like growth factor 2 mRNA-binding protein 1 isoform X2, which translates to MASNLEQFSELELSKEDREQIFDPPLDTPKAQNGASTTAKIVMSGIPQHAKFDDIEPLLKPYGKVEHCEAGTSKDPNTQTVHITFQNHDQAQRAVSSLNGIEFDGSKLLVELSEVNKQARRTPRNRSQYGAGMPGGGGPGRQTDFPLRVLVQSEMVGAIIGRQGSTIRHITQQSRARVDVHRKDNVGSVEKAITIYGNPENCTMACKKILEVMQQEANSTNKGEICLKILAHNNLIGRIIGKSGNTIKRIMQDTDTKITVSSINDISSFNLERIITVKGTIENMSKGESQISAKLRQSYENDLQALAPQSIMFPGLHPMAMMSTAGNGMGFTGRTGGGGGGGVPTAPGAGAGGAGGMYPGSNFPMYQPPTGGPATGGVPPGGSSEVQETTYLYIPNNAVGAIIGTKGLHIRNIIRFSGASVKIAPLEADKPQEQQTERKVTIIGTPEAQWKAQYLIFEKMREEGFVSGTDDVRLTVEIFVPSAQVGRIIGKGGQNVRELQRVTGSIIKLPEHTANTPVDEETTVHIIGPFFSVQSAQRRIRTMMQATNPPPVTKRQSTQKAKEQPGTTPTATTVPVVGGDTAVGVAAPTTPPAGATAATTPAAVNDPSTTPPQQQQPESSSTSA; encoded by the exons TACCACGGCAAAGATTGTCATGAGTGGCATACCGCAGCACGCCAAGTTCGACGATATTGAGCCGCTACTAAAACCGTACGGAAAGGTAGAACACTGTGAGGCTGGTACCAGCAAAGACCCGAACACGCAAACCGTCCATATCACGTTCCAGAACCACGATCAGGCACAAAG GGCCGTATCCTCCTTGAACGGTATCGAGTTCGACGGATCcaagctgctggtggagctgTCCGAGGTGAACAAACAGGCTCGCCGAACGCCACGTAACCGCTCCCAGTACGGTGCCGGCatgccgggtggtggtggtccaggtCGCCAGACCGACTTTCCGCTGCGCGTACTAGTGCAGAGTGAGATGGTGGGTGCCATCATTGGCCGGCAGGGCAGCACAATCCGGCATATTACTCAGCAAAGCCGAGCGCGCGTAGACGTGCACAGAAAGGACAACGTCGGCTCAGTCGAGAAAGCGATCACGATCTACGGTAATCCGGAGAACTGTACGATGGCCTGTAAGAAAATCCTGGAAGTGATGCAGCAGGAAGCGAACAGTACGAACAAGGGCGAAATCTGTCTGAAGATACTGGCGCACAACAATCTGATTGGGCGCATTATTGGCAAGAGCGGGAACACGATCAAGCGGATAATGCAGGATACCGACACGAAGATCACGGTCAGCTCGATCAACGATATCAGCAGCTTCAATCTGGAGCGTATCATCACGGTCAAGGGTACGATAGAGAACATGTCGAAGGGTGAGAGCCAGATCAGCGCCAAACTGCGCCAGAGCTACGAGAACGACCTGCAAGCGCTGGCACCACAGAGCATCATGTTCCCGGGGCTGCACCCGATGGCCATGATGTCGACCGCTGGCAACGGTATGGGCTTTACCGGGcgtactggtggtggcggcggtggtggtgtaccgaCTGCCCCtggcgccggtgccggtggagccGGCGGTATGTATCCTGGATCGAACTTCCCGATGTACCAGCCACCGACCGGAGGTCCGGCGACTGGCGGCGTTCCACCAGGTGGCTCGAGCGAGGTCCAGGAAACGACCTACCTCTACATCCCGAATAACGCGGTGGGCGCCATCATCGGTACCAAAGGATTGCACATTCGCAATATCATTCGCTTCTCGGGCGCCTCGGTAAAGATCGCACCGCTGGAAGCCGACAAaccgcaggagcagcaaactGAACGCAAAGTTACCATTATTGGCACACCAGAGGCCCAGTGGAAGGCACAATACCTGATCTTCGAGAAGATGCGAGAGGAGGGCTTCGTATCCGGGACCGATGATGTTAGATTGACGGTTGAAATCTTTGTCCCCAGCGCACAG GTTGGCCGAATCATTGGAAAGGGAGGACAAAACGTACGAGAACTGCAGCGTGTTACCGGTAGTATAATCAAGCTTCCCGAGCATACTGCCAACACACCGGTAGATGAGGAAACCACAGTTCACATCATAGGTCCATTCTTTAGTGTACAG TCCGCCCAACGGCGCATTCGTACGATGATGCAAGCTACGAATCCGCCACCGGTAACCAAGCGGCAATCGACACAGAAAGCGAAGGAACAGCCGGGAACAACGCCTACGGCAACAACGGTGCCAGTGGTGGGTGGTGatactgctgttggtgttgctgcacCCACTACGCCTCCTGCTGGGGCAACGGCGGCCaccactcctgctgctgtca
- the LOC125958198 gene encoding insulin-like growth factor 2 mRNA-binding protein 2 isoform X3, which produces MSGIPQHAKFDDIEPLLKPYGKVEHCEAGTSKDPNTQTVHITFQNHDQAQRAVSSLNGIEFDGSKLLVELSEVNKQARRTPRNRSQYGAGMPGGGGPGRQTDFPLRVLVQSEMVGAIIGRQGSTIRHITQQSRARVDVHRKDNVGSVEKAITIYGNPENCTMACKKILEVMQQEANSTNKGEICLKILAHNNLIGRIIGKSGNTIKRIMQDTDTKITVSSINDISSFNLERIITVKGTIENMSKGESQISAKLRQSYENDLQALAPQSIMFPGLHPMAMMSTAGNGMGFTGRTGGGGGGGVPTAPGAGAGGAGGMYPGSNFPMYQPPTGGPATGGVPPGGSSEVQETTYLYIPNNAVGAIIGTKGLHIRNIIRFSGASVKIAPLEADKPQEQQTERKVTIIGTPEAQWKAQYLIFEKMREEGFVSGTDDVRLTVEIFVPSAQVGRIIGKGGQNVRELQRVTGSIIKLPEHTANTPVDEETTVHIIGPFFSVQSAQRRIRTMMQATNPPPVTKRQSTQKAKEQPGTTPTATTVPVVGGDTAVGVAAPTTPPAGATAATTPAAVNDPSTTPPQQQQPESSSTSA; this is translated from the exons ATGAGTGGCATACCGCAGCACGCCAAGTTCGACGATATTGAGCCGCTACTAAAACCGTACGGAAAGGTAGAACACTGTGAGGCTGGTACCAGCAAAGACCCGAACACGCAAACCGTCCATATCACGTTCCAGAACCACGATCAGGCACAAAG GGCCGTATCCTCCTTGAACGGTATCGAGTTCGACGGATCcaagctgctggtggagctgTCCGAGGTGAACAAACAGGCTCGCCGAACGCCACGTAACCGCTCCCAGTACGGTGCCGGCatgccgggtggtggtggtccaggtCGCCAGACCGACTTTCCGCTGCGCGTACTAGTGCAGAGTGAGATGGTGGGTGCCATCATTGGCCGGCAGGGCAGCACAATCCGGCATATTACTCAGCAAAGCCGAGCGCGCGTAGACGTGCACAGAAAGGACAACGTCGGCTCAGTCGAGAAAGCGATCACGATCTACGGTAATCCGGAGAACTGTACGATGGCCTGTAAGAAAATCCTGGAAGTGATGCAGCAGGAAGCGAACAGTACGAACAAGGGCGAAATCTGTCTGAAGATACTGGCGCACAACAATCTGATTGGGCGCATTATTGGCAAGAGCGGGAACACGATCAAGCGGATAATGCAGGATACCGACACGAAGATCACGGTCAGCTCGATCAACGATATCAGCAGCTTCAATCTGGAGCGTATCATCACGGTCAAGGGTACGATAGAGAACATGTCGAAGGGTGAGAGCCAGATCAGCGCCAAACTGCGCCAGAGCTACGAGAACGACCTGCAAGCGCTGGCACCACAGAGCATCATGTTCCCGGGGCTGCACCCGATGGCCATGATGTCGACCGCTGGCAACGGTATGGGCTTTACCGGGcgtactggtggtggcggcggtggtggtgtaccgaCTGCCCCtggcgccggtgccggtggagccGGCGGTATGTATCCTGGATCGAACTTCCCGATGTACCAGCCACCGACCGGAGGTCCGGCGACTGGCGGCGTTCCACCAGGTGGCTCGAGCGAGGTCCAGGAAACGACCTACCTCTACATCCCGAATAACGCGGTGGGCGCCATCATCGGTACCAAAGGATTGCACATTCGCAATATCATTCGCTTCTCGGGCGCCTCGGTAAAGATCGCACCGCTGGAAGCCGACAAaccgcaggagcagcaaactGAACGCAAAGTTACCATTATTGGCACACCAGAGGCCCAGTGGAAGGCACAATACCTGATCTTCGAGAAGATGCGAGAGGAGGGCTTCGTATCCGGGACCGATGATGTTAGATTGACGGTTGAAATCTTTGTCCCCAGCGCACAG GTTGGCCGAATCATTGGAAAGGGAGGACAAAACGTACGAGAACTGCAGCGTGTTACCGGTAGTATAATCAAGCTTCCCGAGCATACTGCCAACACACCGGTAGATGAGGAAACCACAGTTCACATCATAGGTCCATTCTTTAGTGTACAG TCCGCCCAACGGCGCATTCGTACGATGATGCAAGCTACGAATCCGCCACCGGTAACCAAGCGGCAATCGACACAGAAAGCGAAGGAACAGCCGGGAACAACGCCTACGGCAACAACGGTGCCAGTGGTGGGTGGTGatactgctgttggtgttgctgcacCCACTACGCCTCCTGCTGGGGCAACGGCGGCCaccactcctgctgctgtca